A window of Halobacillus naozhouensis genomic DNA:
AATCCTGCTTACTGCTCAGTATTCCAGAAATGAAGAAAATCACTCATGTAAAAACCATCCTTTATTTTCCGTAAAAAAGACGCCAAAATAATTCGGCGCCTCCATGTTTATTTACTTATAAAGAGTTGGGTCCAGTGCTGGCCATCTTTCGTATAACCGACACCAATTTGGGTTACTTGCTCATTCATAATATTTTTACGATGGCCTGGACTATCTAACCAATCCTGAACCACCTCATTGGGAGTCTGCTGGCCAACTGCAATGTTTTCTGCAGCATAACTAAACTCTATGCCGAATTGTTTCAACATTTGAACAGGATTGCCATAAGTCGGGGAGGTGTGGGCAAAGTAATCGTTTTTTGCCATGTCAGTTGATTTTTTCCGGGCAACCTTGGATAATTCACTGTTTATCTTGAGAGGCTTCAAGCCGTTCTTTTTGCGGGCCTGGTTGGTTAATTGAACCACTTGTTCCTGAAAAGAACCTGTTACCTCGTCAACACGTTGGTCATTTGTTCCGGTATCATCACCATCTGCCTCGAAACGATCAGAATTTGGTGCATCGTTATTATGGTTTTCCATAGGCAGACCAGGATCTGTGCCTTCGAAAGGAATATTAGCACTAAAGCGATTTTGCTCTCGTTCCAACTCCACTTTTTCGCGCTGTTCTGGGCCATATTCTACCTGATTATAATCATAAGACTCGCGTTCCAAAGCTCCCTCGTCCCCTGCACCACATGCTGCAAGGACCGCCATGATCACAGCGGTGTAAACAAGCAAAAATAAAGACTTTCTCATCTTTCATCCTCCTTAAGGAATTGATCATCATTACTATTTGCAACGATTAAAAAAATATCCTTAAAAGTCAGAAGAGGAAAGTCATGAAAAGAGAACACAGAAATATCCTGGCGCTAGCATAGCACCAGGATCCATTATTACAACATATTTTCTTGTAGACGGAAACAGACCACTTTGGATTCAGTCATTGATTCCATGGCGTAACGAACACCTTCACGACCAACCCCGGATCCTTTGGTTCCACCAAAAGGCATTGCATCAATACGATAATCACTGCTGTCATTAATCATGATGCCACCTACGTTCATGTGCTTAATTGTGTAAAAAGCATGATGAATGTTGCTTGTAAAAATACCTGCCTGCAACCCATAATCTACATCATTGGCCAGTTCCACCGCCTGGTTCAAATCAGTGACGGGCTGAATAAGCACGACGGGACCAAAAATCTCCTCTTTAGCTATTTTGGCCGATTCAGGAACATTCGTTAACACGGTTGGATAATAATACGCCCCTTCACGCTTTCCACCAACTGCAACGGTTGCTCCGGCAGATACCGCTTCATTCACCCATAACTCTACACGCTCTGCTTCTTTCTCCTCAATCATTGGCCCTATATCTGTCAGTTCATCCATCTTGTCGCCAACCATTAATTCTGCAGTGCGAGTAACAAACGTGTCCAGAAATTGGGAGTAAACTCCTTTTTCCACGTATATACGCTGTACCCCAATGCAATTTTGCCCAACTGCTGAGAACGCTCCCGATACAGAAGATTGAACGGCATCGTGGAGATCAGCATCATTTAGAACAATAACGGGGGAGTTGGATCCAAGCTCCATACTGACTTTTTTAGTCCCGGCTTTTTGCGTTATCCGTTCTCCTACGTTTGGGCCGCCCGTGAACGATATCATTTGAACAGCTGGATGTGTAACAAGTATATCCCCAAGTTCCCGGCCTGAGCCAGTAACAACTGACAAGAAACCTTCTGGAAGACCGGCTTCAACAAAAGCTTCTGCCAACTTCAGCGCACTTAGCGGGGTTACAGAAGCAGGTTTCACAACGATTGCATTGCCAGATGCAATCGCAGGACCAATTTTGTGAGCCACCAAATTCAAGGGGTCATTGAATGGAGTGATCGCTCCAACTACTCCCACAGGGAATCGATAGTGATAACCTACGCGATTTTCACTTCCCTCATTTTGATCAAAATTAATCGTTTCTCCATTCATCCTTCTTGCTTCTTCCGCACTAATTTTAATCGTTTGTGTGGCTCGCTTTACCTCCCCCCGAGCTTCATTAATCGTTTTACTTCCTTCAGAAGCAATAATGCGAGCAAATTCTTCGGCATGATCTATCATATAGGAGACGACCCGCTCAAGAATGGTAATTCGTTCATGCGTCGGCCAGACTTGCGTATTTTGATAAGTCCGCTCAGCTTTATCAATAGCGAGAGACATATCCTGTTTAGAAGCCAAAGGAACACGGGCGATCACTTGGCTGCTCTGAGGGTTGCGCACTTCAAATGTCTCTTCTCCACTTACCCACTTCCCGCCGAGTAACATTTTCATCTCCTTTACCTTTGTGTGCATTTACTATCCCCTCCTTTATAATTTCGCAGGCTGTCTCTCCCTTTGATAATGAATTAAATCAATCAACAGCGAAAAGCCAGTTTCTTTTAACCCTGCGCCCGCTCCTGTCAACAAAATAGGTCCGGCTAAATCGCATTCATAGACAATCGCGTTTGTAGCACCGGTTACTCCTGACAGCGGATCGTCTGCATCGATACGTTCAGGCTTCACACTGGCCCTAACCGTTCCCTCTTCATTTTTCACCCGAGCGAGTAAGCGTAATTTCTTCCCTTCCCGTAGTGCATCCTGTACTTGGTCAACGGTGACCCCACTAATTCCTTCACACTCAACTTCAGTATGAGATAGTGATTCCCCCATTAAATAGTTGGCTAAAATAGCTGCCTTATAGCGAGCGTCATAACCTTCCACATCACTAGTAGGATCCGCTTCAGCATAGCCAAGCTGTTGTGCTTTTTCTAAAGAATCTTCGTAAGAAAAACCCTTTTCCATTTCCGTTAGAATAAAGTTGGTCGTGCCGTTGAGAATTCCTTTAATTTCTGTTATCTCATTGCCAGCAAGTGTTTCAACAGGCATTCTCAGCGCCGGAGTACCACTCATTACCGTACCTTCGAACCCAAAGAATACACCCTGATCTTCAGCAAGCTCAGCTAATTCTTTATAGGCTAAGGCTACGGGACCTTTATTGGTCGTCACCACACTTTTCCCGTGTTCAAAAGCAGTGCGGCAGTGAGTAATCGCCGGTTCCCCCGTATTAACATCTGTAAAGGTAACTTCCACTATGACGTCAGCATTTGAATGGATAATGGTATCTGTACTGCTCCAGCCTTTTTTTGCCTGAGGCCCCCCGGGAATACCCTCTACCGTCCCATCAGTTCGAACAGCTTGCAGAAGATTCTTCACATCGAGGCCATCCGGATCATATATCGAACCTTTCATCATATCGGCAACCGCTACGACCCTTGTATTAAGACCATATGAACGACTCAAACTCTTTTCACGCTCCATTAAAATCTCTGCAAGAGCCTGCCCGACGCCGCCAAAACCAATGAATGCTATGTTTACCATTACGCTCACTCCCCCTCACGTTGGTGTAGAAGCTGATACACGCATTTCAGAAAAACCCCTATACCATCTGATAGTGCTTCTTCGTTAATATCAAAACCTGGATGATGCAAGCCGCGCTCTACTTCTATCCCGCACCCAAGGAAAAACATCGCACCAGGCTTACGTGCTGTCATGTGACTGAAGTCTTCACTCCCCATTCCAAATGGTTCGTTTACGATTTTCATACCAGCGGCTGCATCACATATGACTTTGTTGATAGCTGGATCATTAACAAGAGCAGGTTCACCACGATGAATCGTCAAATCAAAATCTCCGCCTAATGCAGTAACTACGCGCGCAGCTCCCTCAATCTCTTTTATAAGCAGCTCGCGTACTTCTTTCTTATAGGATCGGATCGTTCCTTGTATTTCAACTAACCCAGGAATTACATTGTTGGCTTCTCCAGCATGAATCTGCCCAACACTAATGGTCCCGACTTCGAGAGGATTTACTTTCCGACCGTTTATACTGTACAGAGCCTGCAGCAAGTATGTCGACATCCACACAGGATCCTTTGTATGATGAGGGTATCCCCCGTGCCCACCATTCCCTTTAACGATCAAATAAAAGTCATCATTATTAGCCATACTAGGACCATCGTGGATCTGAATTTCACCCTTTTTCCGCCACGGACACATATGAAGGGCAAGGACTGCCTCCACGTCATCCAGTACGCCGCATTGCAGCATTTTCAAGGCTCCTGTCTCACCTAAAACATCGCAATCCTCTTCAGCCGGCTGAAAAATTAACTTAACAGTTCCTTTAAAAAGCTCTGTATTCGCATCTTCTGCTAATAACTTCGCTGTACCCAATAGGATGGAAATATGGGCGTCATGACCACAAGCGTGCATGACACCCGGATGCTTAGAACTATAGGAGAGCCCTGTTTGCTCATAAATCGGCAGGGCATCCATATCTGCCCGAAGTGCTATGACAGGCCCCTCCCCTGTGGTGAGGGTCGCTACTACACCATATCCCCCAACGTTTTTCTCAATAGTATAAGCTTCAAACGAACCCAAAATCTGCGCGATTGTTTCGCTGGTGGCTTTCTCTTGGAAACTAAGTTCCGGAAACTGGTGAAAATGGCGCCTCCACTTAATGACTTCAGGGAGAATGTCTGCTGACCTTTCAACTAAGTCCGACAATTTAGTTGTCACAGGGGTACCCCCTTAATTTTTGATCATGATATTTGATGGCAAAGCTTTAAATGCCTGTTCCAGATCCTGTTTCAAATCATCTATATCCTCAATCCCTGCGGAATAACGAATCAATCCTTCAGGAATGCCCATGGCTGCCCGCTCTTCAGGTGTGCATTCAACATGGCTGGTGGTTCTGGAGGGTCCAACAACCGTTTCCACAGATCCGAGATTTGCTGCTCGATTTGCGAACTTTAATTTTGGCAGCAAATGACGAACTGTTTCCACACCGCCTTTAACGGAAAAACTGAGCATACCTCCAAAACCGTTCATTTGTTCTTTGGCAATATCATGGTTAGGGTGATTTTCCAGTCCAGGATAAAATACATCCTCTACCAGCTCTATACCTTTGAGAAATTCAGCAATTTCATGAGCGTTTTTATTTTGCTGATCAATGCGGAGCTTTAACGTTTTCATTCCGCGCAAAAGCAGGTAGGCGGCCATCGGATCGAGTGTTGCACCGTTGATTTCACGATAGTGATATACAGTTTCAACGAGCTCCTTACTTCCACAGACAACTCCACCAAGAGCATCAGCATGACCGCCCAGGAATTTTGTCGCACTGTGAATGACCAAATCTGCCCCTAATTCCAGTGGGTTTTGGTTGACTGGCGTAGCGAAGGTGTTATCAACTATTACAATTGCTCCTGCCGCTTTCCCCGCCTTCGCCATTCGTTTAATATCCGTGATTTTGACGGTTGGATTTGTCGGGGTTTCTAAATATAGCACTTTACAGCCTCTTTCAATCTCTTGCTCTATAGCCTCATGATCGCCTGTTTCACAAAGCATTACCTCTACTTGCTGCTTAGGGAGAAATTCCGTGAAGATTTTGTTTGTACCACCATACGTGTCTTTAATTGAAACGATTCTGTCCCCTGGAAACAGCAATGTTCCCAGCGTATTACTAATCGCAGCCATGCCTGTAGAGAAACTTGTAGCCGCTTCTGCCCCTTCGAGAATTTTGATTTTGTCTTCAAAAGCCTGAACGGTTGGGTTTGTGTTACGACCATAAATGTGGCCTTCTTTGTTGCCCACTGCTACTTCATACCATTCATCCATGTCGTCATATCCAAATGAGACACTATGAACTACAGGTACTTGCGTGGCTCCAAAAGCAAGTTGCTCTCTCTCACCGGCCCAAATTGATTTCGTACTTAATTTAGCTTTATTCATTAGAATCATCCTCCTTAGAATTTAATAACTCCCAGGCATATCGGGCTATTTGTGTATCTTGCACACCTGTGCCTGTTAAATCACAAATAGTAAGTTGTTGATCATTTGATCGACCTGGCTTCTGCCCGCTGGTTATTTCTCCTAATTCATGGACTTGGTCCAGTATTTCCTTATTTGAAACGGTTCTAAGTTCCCCCAGCATCATCGACTGCTCCTTAACATCACACACAACTAAGTCCGCCTTTTTGATGACGTCATTCTCTAGTTCCTGCTTATGCTGAGCATCTGACCCCATGGCCGTGACGTGCTGACCTGCGTGGAGCCACTCCGCTTTAAGAACGGGTTCTGTGGCCGGGGTGGTTGTAATGATCACATCGCTATTGCTGACAGCTTCGGATGGTGTCTCCTTAACGTCTACACGCAAATCAAACGTTTTTTCAATGAGAGCTTTGTATTGTAGAGCTCTTTCAGGATTACGCCCATAGACAAAGACTTGATCGATGGGCCTGACATTTGTTAGAGCTTCTAACTGGTATTTAGCTTGTGATCCGGTGCCTATGATGCCAACGGTGCGGCTGTCTTCACGGCTTAAATGCTTCGCTGCCACAGCGCCTGCAGCAGCTGTACGAATATCTGTAAGCAAACCGTTATCCGCTAAGACTGCCTTGGGTTCACCTGTCGTCGTGTCAATAAGGATCATCATCCCATTTGCGCTGGGTAAGCCAAGTTTCGGATTGTTAAAGAAGCCAGATGAAAGTTTGACGGCAAAGCTATCATACCCTTCTACATAAGCAGATTTAATATCGACTTCTCCGTTACTAGCTGGAATATCAATACGCATAATCGGCGGCATAGTTACTTTCTTCGTCTGTAATGCTGTGAATGCGCTTTCAACCTCTGTGATAACCTTAGAGTTAAGCTGAATCACTTGTTGTATCTTTTCTTTTGAATAAAGGCGCATAATGTACACCTCCTAACTGATTTGACCATTTGAACTAATGTTGTAAGGATCATGTCTAACAACTAATTCTTGCGGATAGGTCGTAAACCTTTCTGTTCCTGTCTCTGTAACGCGGAACGTCTCACTGATCTCAATTCCATCGTGATCGAACCAAAGACCTGGGATCAGGTGGAATGTCATGTTTGGCTGTAAGACGGTAGTATCCCCCCTGCGAATACTTGCTGTATGCTCTCCCCAATCTGGTGGGTAATTCAACCCTACGGAATAACCAAGTCTGGATTCCTTCTCAAACCCATGCTTTTGAATACTCTTACGCCAGACCTCTTCTAAGTCACCGCAAGTCATACCTGGTTTAGCTGTCTGAAGCACATTTTGTATTCCTTCGGTCACGACAGCAGCCAAATGCTTTAACTTTTCACTAGGCTCTCCAATCGAAACCGTTCGAGCTAGCGGCACATGATACCGTTTATAACATCCTGCCAGTTCGACGATTACCGCGTTATTTTCAAGAAAAGGTCTGTCTGTCCAAGTCAGATGAGGAATCGACGTATGGTCACCAGTAGGAAGCAATGGAACAATGGCTGGATATTCACCACCAAATTCAGGTGTACCCCGTACCAGATGATAATAGATCTCTGCGGCCGTATCACACTCTCGCCCGCCTGCCCGGATGCTTTCTACTCCTTTGGTCATGGCCAGATCTGCAATCGTGGCAGCCCGCTTCATGTATTCAATTTCTTGATCCGATTTAACCATCCGAACTCTATTGACGAGTACCGATGCATCTTGGAATTTCGCGTTAGGCATTCCCTGCTTTAATCGCTCAAGAGACATTGCCGTAAAATAATATTGGTCCATCTCAACACCTATGTGACGATTTCCCTGCCCAATTTGAGTTAATATTTCTGAGATAAAATCCATTGGATGATAAACACTTGAATGAACATAGTAATCAGGGTATGAGATGATATTTTCATCATAGATCCATGTCTTGACCCGGGCCCCGTTTGCATCCTGGAAGCGTCCAATCCATATAGGTTGAGGTTCATCAATTATAATGACAAGCATTTGATGAACGTAAAACGACCAGGCATCGTAACCAGATAAATAATTCATATTAGCTGGATCAGTAATCAGCAGGACCTCAATCCCTTTCTCATCCATGCGATTCTTTGTTTCCTTAAGACGATTTTGATATTCCAAAATATCAAATGGAAGCAACATGTATTTCCCTCCCGCCATTATCTGAATATTTGAATGACTATTACATTCATTGTATTCAATAGGCCTTTATTATGTAATGTAAAAAATGTATGAAAATTCAATATTCCACATTGTACAATTTAGGAAGGTCGGAAAAAGCCGGTTTGTCCAGCTCGTTCAAAAGCTGTATGATTCAAGATAAGAGATAATATAAAAGGTCAGGAAAGGAAGGTCTTGGATGGAGAATGTTATTGTTTCCTGGAGTGGGGGAAAAGACAGTACATTGGCACTCTATTATTTAATGAATAATAGTAATTATCGCATTAGAGGACTGTTGTCGACCACTTCTCAAGCGAGCGGAAGACTGCCCGTACACGAGGTGCGAAGAGAGTTCATTCAGGCCCAAGCTAAGTCACTTGAACTTCCTTTATATGACGTGCCGCTGCCACCAATGGCAGATAACAGTACTTATGAACGGACACTTCAACAAAAGTTTAAGCAGTTTAAGTCAGAGGGGATTTATACCATTGTTTATGCGGATTTATTTTTGGAAGATATAAAAGATTATCGGGATCGTCTACTTTCCACAGCGGGAATGTCAGGGCTATATCCATTATGGGGAAAAGCTTCCACTACCATTGCAGAGGAGTTTATCTCAGCAGGGTTTAAAGCTATCGTTACAGCTGTTGACACAGAACAACTCACGGCTGACCAGGCAGGGTGTATGGTTGATAAAAACTTTATTAATTCATTGCCACCAGGTGTAGACCCTTGTGGTGAAAATGGAGAATTCCATACATTTGTGGTGGACGGACCGATCTTTCATTCTACTATCTCTGTACAGCCAGGCAATCAATTTGAAACAGGCGGCGGAAAGTTTGCACACATTGAATTAATGAAAGAATAGAAGAAGCTTGACAAACTAAACAAACCTGAATTATTCTCGTTCCTATGACTCTTGGGGGAACTCAATTCCGGTACCTTATTAAATGGGCGCTATCGCGTCCATTTTCCATTTCAGGTAATAGATTAAAGCTATTATGGCTACACCATTATGGAGGCAGACTGTGCAATTCCCTTAACTTTGAATAATTTGTGTCAAAATTGAATAGAAATCGTGATTTTTATATGACAATTTATTTAACAATGTCTCGGTGTAAGCTTTATTTGCTATACTATCCCCAGTAATTGATAAACTAGAACATCCATCCCTTTTAATATATTTGTGAGAAGGAGTGTATTGCCAAGTGGAACGCAACAAACGGCATATTAAAAAATGGCTGGCTATGCTGCCACTAAGCCTCGTGCTACTATTAAGCGGCTGTAGTCAATTGACGGTCCTAAATCCAAAAGGTCCTGTCGCAGAAAGTCAAAAAGACCTGATTATGTATTCAATCTGGTTTATGCTCGTGATCGTAGTGGTTGTTTTTGTCCTATTCGCTTACATTGTCATTAAATATCGTGACCGTCCAGGGCGAGGAAACAAAGACTATAATCCGCACCTTCACGGAAACACAATGATTGAGATTATCTGGACAGTTATTCCGATTATCATTGTGGCAGCCTTATCCGTACCAACCGTACAGACATTATTCGATCTTGAAAAACCACCTGAGTCGTCAACTGACAAAGAACCGCTCGTCATCCATGCGACATCTGCAGATTGGAAATGGTTTTTCAGCTATCCGGAACAAAACATAGAAACAGTCAATTATCTCCATATTCCTACTGATCGTCCAATCGAATTCAAACTGGCCTCTGCCGATTCGATGGCAGCACTTTGGATTCCGGCTTTAGGCGGACAAAAATACAATATGGCCGGGATGCAAAACACGCTTTTCCTGCAAGCCGATGAGCAAGGAGTCTATGATGGCCGAAACGCAAACTTTACAGGCGAAGGTTTTGCAGCTCAGACATTTGAGGTTTATGCAGAAAGCGGCGAGGAATTTTCCAACTGGGTAAAACAGGCACAAAATGCACCTGAGCTTACTCAGGACCAATATAATAAGCTTCTTAAACCTGGGTTAACAGACAAGAGGACCTTTTCCTCCACCCACTTACAATGGGTAAATCACGGTACACTTGCCGGAATGGACTATGCGATCAAACGTCATGAGGAAGCTTATGAAAAAGAATTACATCTGAAAAGCGAGGATATTGAAATTGATGCTACAGATGAAGAGTGATAGAAAGAAAGCAGGTGAGGAATTATGCAATTAGATGAATTTTTCGTCACGGGTGAACCGCTCATTTATGCAGGGATGGTTTCCATCGTACTGGTTACAGCTGCTATTATCTTTGTTCTAACTTACTTTAAAAGATGGGGCTGGTTGTGGCGTGAGTGGTTAACTACTGTTGACCATAAAAAGATAGGTATTATGTATATACTCAGTGCTCTTGCGATGTTGTTCAGAG
This region includes:
- a CDS encoding CAP domain-containing protein gives rise to the protein MRKSLFLLVYTAVIMAVLAACGAGDEGALERESYDYNQVEYGPEQREKVELEREQNRFSANIPFEGTDPGLPMENHNNDAPNSDRFEADGDDTGTNDQRVDEVTGSFQEQVVQLTNQARKKNGLKPLKINSELSKVARKKSTDMAKNDYFAHTSPTYGNPVQMLKQFGIEFSYAAENIAVGQQTPNEVVQDWLDSPGHRKNIMNEQVTQIGVGYTKDGQHWTQLFISK
- a CDS encoding aldehyde dehydrogenase family protein; amino-acid sequence: MHTKVKEMKMLLGGKWVSGEETFEVRNPQSSQVIARVPLASKQDMSLAIDKAERTYQNTQVWPTHERITILERVVSYMIDHAEEFARIIASEGSKTINEARGEVKRATQTIKISAEEARRMNGETINFDQNEGSENRVGYHYRFPVGVVGAITPFNDPLNLVAHKIGPAIASGNAIVVKPASVTPLSALKLAEAFVEAGLPEGFLSVVTGSGRELGDILVTHPAVQMISFTGGPNVGERITQKAGTKKVSMELGSNSPVIVLNDADLHDAVQSSVSGAFSAVGQNCIGVQRIYVEKGVYSQFLDTFVTRTAELMVGDKMDELTDIGPMIEEKEAERVELWVNEAVSAGATVAVGGKREGAYYYPTVLTNVPESAKIAKEEIFGPVVLIQPVTDLNQAVELANDVDYGLQAGIFTSNIHHAFYTIKHMNVGGIMINDSSDYRIDAMPFGGTKGSGVGREGVRYAMESMTESKVVCFRLQENML
- a CDS encoding homoserine dehydrogenase, which translates into the protein MVNIAFIGFGGVGQALAEILMEREKSLSRSYGLNTRVVAVADMMKGSIYDPDGLDVKNLLQAVRTDGTVEGIPGGPQAKKGWSSTDTIIHSNADVIVEVTFTDVNTGEPAITHCRTAFEHGKSVVTTNKGPVALAYKELAELAEDQGVFFGFEGTVMSGTPALRMPVETLAGNEITEIKGILNGTTNFILTEMEKGFSYEDSLEKAQQLGYAEADPTSDVEGYDARYKAAILANYLMGESLSHTEVECEGISGVTVDQVQDALREGKKLRLLARVKNEEGTVRASVKPERIDADDPLSGVTGATNAIVYECDLAGPILLTGAGAGLKETGFSLLIDLIHYQRERQPAKL
- a CDS encoding M20 metallopeptidase family protein — protein: MTTKLSDLVERSADILPEVIKWRRHFHQFPELSFQEKATSETIAQILGSFEAYTIEKNVGGYGVVATLTTGEGPVIALRADMDALPIYEQTGLSYSSKHPGVMHACGHDAHISILLGTAKLLAEDANTELFKGTVKLIFQPAEEDCDVLGETGALKMLQCGVLDDVEAVLALHMCPWRKKGEIQIHDGPSMANNDDFYLIVKGNGGHGGYPHHTKDPVWMSTYLLQALYSINGRKVNPLEVGTISVGQIHAGEANNVIPGLVEIQGTIRSYKKEVRELLIKEIEGAARVVTALGGDFDLTIHRGEPALVNDPAINKVICDAAAGMKIVNEPFGMGSEDFSHMTARKPGAMFFLGCGIEVERGLHHPGFDINEEALSDGIGVFLKCVYQLLHQREGE
- a CDS encoding cystathionine gamma-synthase family protein; translation: MNKAKLSTKSIWAGEREQLAFGATQVPVVHSVSFGYDDMDEWYEVAVGNKEGHIYGRNTNPTVQAFEDKIKILEGAEAATSFSTGMAAISNTLGTLLFPGDRIVSIKDTYGGTNKIFTEFLPKQQVEVMLCETGDHEAIEQEIERGCKVLYLETPTNPTVKITDIKRMAKAGKAAGAIVIVDNTFATPVNQNPLELGADLVIHSATKFLGGHADALGGVVCGSKELVETVYHYREINGATLDPMAAYLLLRGMKTLKLRIDQQNKNAHEIAEFLKGIELVEDVFYPGLENHPNHDIAKEQMNGFGGMLSFSVKGGVETVRHLLPKLKFANRAANLGSVETVVGPSRTTSHVECTPEERAAMGIPEGLIRYSAGIEDIDDLKQDLEQAFKALPSNIMIKN
- a CDS encoding cyclodeaminase, with product MRLYSKEKIQQVIQLNSKVITEVESAFTALQTKKVTMPPIMRIDIPASNGEVDIKSAYVEGYDSFAVKLSSGFFNNPKLGLPSANGMMILIDTTTGEPKAVLADNGLLTDIRTAAAGAVAAKHLSREDSRTVGIIGTGSQAKYQLEALTNVRPIDQVFVYGRNPERALQYKALIEKTFDLRVDVKETPSEAVSNSDVIITTTPATEPVLKAEWLHAGQHVTAMGSDAQHKQELENDVIKKADLVVCDVKEQSMMLGELRTVSNKEILDQVHELGEITSGQKPGRSNDQQLTICDLTGTGVQDTQIARYAWELLNSKEDDSNE
- a CDS encoding M24 family metallopeptidase, giving the protein MLLPFDILEYQNRLKETKNRMDEKGIEVLLITDPANMNYLSGYDAWSFYVHQMLVIIIDEPQPIWIGRFQDANGARVKTWIYDENIISYPDYYVHSSVYHPMDFISEILTQIGQGNRHIGVEMDQYYFTAMSLERLKQGMPNAKFQDASVLVNRVRMVKSDQEIEYMKRAATIADLAMTKGVESIRAGGRECDTAAEIYYHLVRGTPEFGGEYPAIVPLLPTGDHTSIPHLTWTDRPFLENNAVIVELAGCYKRYHVPLARTVSIGEPSEKLKHLAAVVTEGIQNVLQTAKPGMTCGDLEEVWRKSIQKHGFEKESRLGYSVGLNYPPDWGEHTASIRRGDTTVLQPNMTFHLIPGLWFDHDGIEISETFRVTETGTERFTTYPQELVVRHDPYNISSNGQIS
- a CDS encoding diphthine--ammonia ligase; protein product: MENVIVSWSGGKDSTLALYYLMNNSNYRIRGLLSTTSQASGRLPVHEVRREFIQAQAKSLELPLYDVPLPPMADNSTYERTLQQKFKQFKSEGIYTIVYADLFLEDIKDYRDRLLSTAGMSGLYPLWGKASTTIAEEFISAGFKAIVTAVDTEQLTADQAGCMVDKNFINSLPPGVDPCGENGEFHTFVVDGPIFHSTISVQPGNQFETGGGKFAHIELMKE
- the qoxA gene encoding cytochrome aa3 quinol oxidase subunit II, with product MLPLSLVLLLSGCSQLTVLNPKGPVAESQKDLIMYSIWFMLVIVVVVFVLFAYIVIKYRDRPGRGNKDYNPHLHGNTMIEIIWTVIPIIIVAALSVPTVQTLFDLEKPPESSTDKEPLVIHATSADWKWFFSYPEQNIETVNYLHIPTDRPIEFKLASADSMAALWIPALGGQKYNMAGMQNTLFLQADEQGVYDGRNANFTGEGFAAQTFEVYAESGEEFSNWVKQAQNAPELTQDQYNKLLKPGLTDKRTFSSTHLQWVNHGTLAGMDYAIKRHEEAYEKELHLKSEDIEIDATDEE